The Leptospira sp. WS60.C2 genome includes the window ATTTTGGCAAGCCCACTGATTGTAGGAGATGAAGTGATCGGGGTGATTGAAGCAATCAATACCATTGATCGCAATAATTTTAGCCAAGATGATATTGATACGTTTTTATCCTTTTCTAGTGCGTGTGCAGTCGCCATTCAAAAGACAAGACTTTTAGACAATCTCAATGTAACCAACTTGGAACTCAAACAAAAGTTGAGCACACTCGAATCCATTTTTGATTTGGGACAAGCTGTTTTAGAATCACATGATGAGTTGGGTCTTATGTCAAAGACTCTCAGCATTCTCACAAAAGAATTGTCATGCGAAGATGCTGGTATGGTCATCATTGAAGAAAAAAATAGAAACCGTATCCAGGTGTATGCAAGACAACTTGGGATCGTTAGAGAGTCCTTTTTTTCGATGCAAGAGAGTCGATTGTTCCTCAGTCTTATGGAGTCGGGAAATCCTCGTATGGCGGTGGTCACCCCACAACTCGAAGAATCCTTTTTAGAATTAGAGTTTCATACATTGAAAAAAAATTTTCTAATTCTACCGATTTCACCTAGAGGTGGGAATTTACGTGCAGCCCTTTATGTGAGTGGGAAACATTCCCATCATTCCTTTAACGAAACTGACCTTCGTATGTTAAAAACGTTGTCGTCTCCGTTGGCAAAAGCATACGAAAATCTAAGGCTTAATCAGGAAATCATTACCAAAAAATCGATAGAGAAAGAAATCGAAATCACTCGTAAGATTCAAAATAATATTTTACCGAATGCTCTCATTCAGTCACCACTTTTTGATTTGGGAGTTATGTCCGTTGCCGCCAAAGAGGTATCAGGTGACTTTTATGACTTTCATACGTTTGGTGATGAGCAGTTTTCCTTTTTAGTGGCTGATGTTTCCGGAAAAAGTTTACCTGCTGCCATTTTTATGGCGATGTCAAGTTCGATCATTCGCACACTTTCCCGAACGACGGATTTATCTCCCTCCGAATTACTCTTTCGTGCCAATCAGCTAATCTATGAAGATTCTCAATCGGGAATGTTTGTGACTTTGTTTCTTGTCAATTACCAAAGAAAAACGCGAACTTTGAAGTTTGCCTCCGCTGGCCACAATGACCAAATTTGGATCCGCAGTGATGGTAGTTATGAACTCCTGAAAGGGAAAGGAGCTCCGCTTGGTGTTGTGCCCCATACCAATTACCAAGGGGGAGAAATCCAAATAGAACCAGGTGATATTTTAGTGTTTTATACAGACGGAGCCATTGAAGAAAAGAGCCCAGATGGGGAAGAATATGGACTCGATAGGTTTGTCGACTTTATCATCCAAAGACGGGAAACTTCCTCACAAAACCTAGTGGAAGCGGTTTATGACGACATTCGCTCTTTTTCCAAATCAGAAGAACAGTATGATGATTTTACGGTGATGATTCTGAAGTTTGCGGAGGTTTCCAGTTTTGAAATGGTAAGAACGTTTGATGCTCACCCGAATGAAATTCCCAAACTGCGTGATTTTATTTCCGAACATTTAGAGACAAAAATAACAAAACCTTTTGCTTTTGATGACATCCTTATATCTTTGGATGAAGCCGCTACCAATATTGTGATGCACAGTTACAAAGACACAGAGATTGTGAATCCGAAGTTTGAATGTAAATTAGAACTGATTGGAGATAAGTTAAAAATCGTTCTTCTTGACGAGGGAAAACCCTTTGATAGGAAAAAAGTCCCAAAACCTTCTGTAGAAGCGAATCTAAAAGGGGAACGAAAAGGTGGATTTGGCGTCTACCTTATGGAAACTCTCATGGACAGGGTGTCCTACGAGTACAATGGGAAACAAAACATAACCTATTTGGAGAAAACTATCGTATGAACGAAGATAAAATTGGAATCCGATCGGAAGTGATTGGAAACAAGATGGTTGTACATGTCCAAGGCAATTTGGATGTTCATAACACACATAAAATCGAAAAAGATTTACTCTCTCTTGTCAGTTCCTCTGGAAAATCGATCTTATTCAACTTAAACGAAGTTCCATTTATTTCTTCTGCTGGCTTACGACTTCTCGTAACAACCCTCAGGCACTGCCAGGAACAAAAAATTGGGATTGCGATTTGTGGATTACAACCTGCTGTCGAGAAAGTATTCGAAATCATCGGGATGCAGCAGTTATTCAAAATTTATCCTGATTTAGATGCAGCTTTAAAGTAAAAATCACTTTTCTAAGTGGTCCTAAACAAAACATTGGAAAAAAACTTATGGAAACCATGCAGTATTCCCTAAACAACCCGTTCAAAGAATCCAAGGCTCCGGATACCAAAACCGGAATTTATGACGATGCTCTCAAACTTGGAAAGGAATTAATCGAAAAACCTCTCCTTGGTGGTGGTGAAGACCGTATCCGTGTCCAACATTCCAAAAACAGAATGACGGTTTGGGAAAGGATCAAAGTCCTCACAGAGGAAGAACCTAACATCACCTACCAAAACTGGGGTCCTAACTTAGATGGGGCTTCGATTGTCACTGGAATTTTAAATATTAAAGGTCGCGATGTTGCGGTGTATGGACACGATTTTACCCTTCGTGCTGGTTCCATGGATGCAACGAACGGTAGCAAATTGGCTCGCCTCATCCAAATGGCAGGAACGCACGGAATTCCACTGATTGGGATGAATGACTCGGCTGGTGCTTATGTGCCGGCGGGAGTGGGTGGTCTTGATGGTTATTCGGAAGCATTTACCGCACTTCGTAAAATCAGCGGTGTGGTTCCATCTGTAATGCTCATGTTTGGGTTTAACGCTGGTGGTGGAGCTTATCTCCCACGCCAAGGATCCTTTATGATCCAATGTGATGGAACCTTCTTTGGTCTCACTGGACCTGGCGTTGTGAAGTCCGTTCTCGGAGAGGATATCTCTGCAGAAGATTTGGGTGGTCCAAAAGTGCACGGACAGTCTGGCGTTGTGGATCTTGTTACAGGGGATGAATTAGGATCTCTGCGAACAGCAATCCGACTCCTTTCCTACTTACCAGACAATAACCATAGTTTTGCGCCATTTTATCCAACCTCTGACCCTGTAGACAGGTTCATCTACGAAGAAGATATTTTATTTCGCAAAACATTCAATTCCCCAACAGGAATGAACACTCCTTTCGACATCACACTTTACTTACAACAGATTTGTGACCATGGAGAGTTCTTTGAATTACAACCACAAAGAGCAAGAAACATTGTGACTGCTTTTGGTCGTATTGGTGGGCACGTAGTAGGATTTCTTGCAAATAACTCAGCTGTGTCTTCTGGTCAGATCGACATTGGAGCGTCTCGTAAAGGAACTCGTTTTGTTCGTTTCTGTAACCTTTACAATATCCCAATGGTATTTGTGGAAGATACAACTGGATTTTTGCCAGGACGTGACCAAGAGCACAATGGTATTGTACTCGAAGGAAGAAAACTCCTCGATTCAATCATTGACCTTCGCACTCCAAGACTTACGCTCATCATTCGTAATGCGTTTGGTGGTGCTTATGCAACATTTAACTCGTATTTTACGGGAGCATCGATGGTTTTTGCTCTTCCTACAGCAAGGATTGCCGTAATGGGACCTGCTGGAAAAGAGTATGTTTACAAAGACGAAATCACAGGAATCCAAAAAGAATTCCAAGCCAATGTCAAAAAAGGAATGAGTGAAAAAGAAGCGATCACCATTCGAGATTCGAAGTTGTTTGAAATTGGGCAAAGGTATGAAAAAGAACTCATGAATCCAAAAGAAGCACTTTCTCTTGGATCAGTTTCTTCGATCATCTTACCTGGATACACACGAAATGTATTATCCAAGAACCTCAATTTCCTCATGTCCAAATACAAACCGGCGGAAATGTCCGGTCCTCAAAGGGAGTTTGAATAATTTCCATGTTAGATAAGAATTTAAATCGCATTCAGTTCCAAGAATCAGATTCCGCTTGGATTCGTTCCTTTAGTGTAGAATCCATCAAATGCCTCATTGTATGTCGTGGTCCTGTTCGTAAGGAAACTATGGATGTATTTGATGCGATTGGTGTGAAAGAGTATGGAATTTTACTTTCTGAAAAAGATTCCATCGTGTATCCAAAGGCACTGGCTCCAGAACTTCGTAACTTCCGTTTTCCAGAAAACATCCACCGAGTTCCTGATTACATGGGAGCAGGGAAGGAAGAAAAAGAAGAACGTATCCACCAAATCATTGGCATCGCTAAAGACAATGGATACACCCATATCTTTGCTGGTTACGGATTTATGGCAGAAGATGCTGAGTTCATCGAGGCAATTGAAAAAGCAGGCATTATTTTTATGGGACCAAGTTCCCATGTAGCAAAAGGTGCTGGGGCAAAAGACGAAGCTAAAAAATTGGCACGTAGCCTCAATGTATCGGTGACACCAGGTGTGGACAACATCACAGCTCTTGCCTTACTTCGTAAAACAGGAAATTCCAAAGACGGACTTCTGAAAATTGCCAAAGAACATAACCTAAACTTTCAATTTGATGAGAAAAAATCATTAGAAGACAACGCAGAAATTTTACTCCAACTGTCTTACGAAAAAACAATCGATATCACATCGATTCCTGATCTTCAAAAAGAGTCAGAAATTCTCTGTGAGGACATTTGGAAAAAATACCCAGGCAAACGCATTCGATTCAAATACATCGGTGGTGGTGGGGGAAAAGGACAACGTGTCATTTCAGAGAAATCTGAAATCGAATCTGCTGTGATGGAAATCTTAGCTGAGTCCAAAGTGACCGCTGTTGGTTCCAATAGAAACTTCCTCATTGAGCTGAACATCGAAAACACTCGTCACAATGAAATTCAGCTCATCGGTAACGGCGAATGGTCGTTGTCACTGGGGGGACGTGATTGTTCCCTTCAGATGCACGAACAGAAACTTCTCGAGATTTCTCAAACAGTGGAACTCTTACAAAAAGAAGCAGACCTGGTTCGTTCTTCCAATCCGAAAAAGGCGGGCATTCTTGATAAAGATGTGCAAACACTCAAAGATATGGAACACCAAGCAGAAGTGTTTGGAAAGGCAATTCGTTTAAACTCCGTATCGACATTTGAATGTATCGTAGAAGGAAATAGTTTCTTCTTTATGGAAGTAAACACAAGGATCCAAGTAGAACATCGTGTGACCGAGATGGTGTACAAGATGAAGTTTACCAATCCTAACGATCCAAATGACTTTTTCTATATTGATTCCCTTGTGGAAGCAATGGCAGTACTTTCCATCCATGGACCTCGTGTTCCAAAACCAGAACGAATTTTACGCAATGTTTCTGGAGCTGAAGTTCGGATCAATGCAACAAACCGTGCCCTGCAACCACACGCAGGTGGGATCATTCAAAACTGGTCGAACCCACTTCCAGAAGAAATTCGGGATGACCAAGGGATTTGTACACGAAACCCAGACACGGGATCGTTTGTGCACTACAACTTGGCTGGGGCATATGATTCCAACGTGGCGCTGATTGTATCCTACGGGAATAGCCGTACGGAAAACTTAGAAGTGTTAGGGAATATTCTTCGCAAAACAGAGCTTAGAGGACAAAACTTAGAAACCAACTTACTTGTTCACTATGGTCTCATCCAATGGATTTTGGGTAAAGATGCGATGTTCAAACCATCCACTGCGTTTATGATTTCTTACTTAGCAGGGATCGGTGCCTTACAATCCATTATCAATGACTTAGATTTAGAATACCTTTGGTCGGAAAAAACAAAGGCAGCTGATGCGGATCTAAAGAAAGTCCTTGGGAAAAAAATGACTCTTGTGATTCGTCCAATGGAAAGACTCCTTGCAAACCCACACTTACTTGGTGGATTTTTAGGTTACTTTGATGGTAAACTTTGGACGAGAAATGGTAACCAAGTTGCCTTCAATGAAAACCCAATCCAGTTTTTAGATTCTTTGTATTATTACTTAAATCTAGATTCTACAGAACAAAAAGCTAGTTCTGAAAAGATTTGGGATCATGACGAGAAGTTACTCATCGAAGCAAAAGAGTTTTATTCTGAATTTTCAAAGCGAACTGGTCTCAAGACTTGGAAAGAAATCTCCGATGCGTTTGCGAAAGGAAAAAATCCTTCCAAAGAGATTTCCGACGATTTATGGGAAAAAGTAAAAGCAAGTCATAACGGTTTCCAAGCGGGACTTGAGACTTTACTCTTACTTCCTAAAATAGGAATCAAATCGAATTTCTTTGGTTTAGATGTGAATGCGGATTTGGACGGTGTCGTTCCAGACGAATTCAAAAACAAAGACACAAGAGATGCTTTCATCAAAACGTTAAACCCTCCACCAAAAATGTCTGGGGATGAAATTGTAGCTCCAATGGGTGGAATGTTCTACTCGAAAGAAGCACCAAACCTTCCTCCTCTAATTAACGAAGGAGACCACTTCCAAGCAGGACAACCGCTCTTTATCATTGAAGTGATGAAGATGTTCAATAAGATCCTTGCTCCAGTCAGTGGAACGGTTGTGAAGAATTTGATGGTTGATTCTGATGGAAAGATTGTGACAAAAGCGCAACCGATCTTCAAAATCAAACCAGACGAAATTTTGAAGGAAGAATCTCCTGAAGAAATTCGTGCAAGAAAAGTAAAAGTAACAAAAGAATTGGGTCTCGGTTAACTAACCGAAACCCACAATTGTTTTGTGGATTTCACCTAACGGGAGGATGTGGTCAACGCATCCTCTTTTGATTGCCTCTTTTGGCATGCCAAAGACCACAGATGTTTCTTCATTCTGGGCAATGGTTTCTGCTCCTGCTTCTTTCATCTCCACAAGACCTGATGCGCCATCATCTCCCATTCCTGTCATGATGATTCCTCTTGCATTTTTACCGGCAGCTCTTGCGACCGAACGAAATAAAACATCCACCGATGGTTTGTGACGGTTCACAAGTGGTCCATCCACAACTTCCACAAAGTACTGAGCACCAGAACGTTTGAGAGTCATGTGTTTGTTCCCTGGCGCAATGAGTGCTTGACCTCTCACCACTCGGTCTCCGTCTTTTGCTTCTTTCACGCTGATCTCACAAATCGAATCCAAACGTTTTGCAAAGGCTTCCGTGAATTTTTCTGGCATATGTTGGACTATGACGATGCCGGGGGTTTTATCTCTTGGCAATTTGGTTAGAACGTGTTCTAAAGCAATGGTGCCACCAGTGGAAGTTCCAATGGCGACAATCTTTTCTGTGGCTTGTAAAGAAGAGAGCTCTTGTTTTTTCTCTAACTGGACTTTGAATTCTTTGTTCTTTCCAGGATTCGGCAATTGTTTGATAGAGGCAGAGGCTGCCGCCATAACTGCATCAGTGAGTGCGATTGTACTTTCATTGAGAAAGTCTTTTAGTCCAATTTTGGGTTTTGTGATGATATCACAGGCACCTAAATTCATAGCAAGGATTGCTGTTTCCGAACCTTCTGTAGTAAGAGTGGAGCAGATGACGACGGGTGTCGGTCTTTCTGTCATAATTTTTTTAAGAAAAGAAATCCCATCCATCCTTGGCATTTCGATGTCTAAAACAATTACATCTGGCCAATCATTGTTCATCTTTTCCATGGCAAAGATAGGGTCTGAAGCACTGCCTAAAAATTGAAAATGGGAATCTTGTTTGAAAATTTCTGTTAGAACTTGGCGAACCACAGCGGAATCATCAACGACAAATACTTTTATTTTTTTCATACTTTATTTTTTCTCCACCCACACTTCGCCATCCCAAACACTAAAATAGACTTTTCTCGATTGGTTTCCACCGATGTCTTCGGAGATGATTTTGATTTGATTTTCAGAGAGTATGTTCTTGGCGAATTCTGCATTTCGTGTTCCAATGAGACTTGTGCTATCATTGCGAAAGATTTCTCTCTCTTCATTGATAAACATATTGGACCCACCGAAAATTTTAGCCGAGTATTCAGATGGCCTTGTATTTCTTTTTCGAATTTCAGATAAGAAAAACTGAAAGGCATCTATGCCATATTTGTATGTCTTTTCCAGTTTGATATCTGTAGGGTGGGGAAGGAGGTAGTGGCACATTCCCCCATAACGCAGTAGGGGATGCCATAGAACGATCGATACACAGGAACCAAGAAGAGTTCTTACACGATAATAGTTCTCACCAAAGAATATTTCTCCTGGATTTAGGTATCGATCTATGACTTCATAAGGTGGTTCCATTTAGCTCACTTGAGATGTAGTGTCTTGAATGGCTTGGATTTCTGAAATATCCAATATTTGATTCATTTTCAGAATGATCACAAATTGGTTATCTAATTTCCCGATTCCTTGTATAAAATCCAAACGAATCTTTGAGCCAAAACTTGGAGCTTCCTCAATTTGATTTTCAGGAATGTCCACCACCTCATTCACTGCATCAACTAACAAACCGACATCGATCGTTTCTTTTTCAAGTTGGATTTCTGTTATGATGATACAGGTTTTTCGATTTATTTCTGTTTTCTTTTTATAAAACCTTGTATTCAAATCGATGACAGGTACAACATTCCCTCGTAAATTGATCACACCTGGTATGTATTCAGGCATCATCGGAACATGGGTTACTGATTCAAATTCGATGATTTCCTTGATGTATAAAATACCAAGTCCAAATAATTCATTGGACAAAAGGAAGGTTAAGTATTGTATTTCTTGCATACTTGATCTCCCTTAGTATTTTTGAAATCTTGTTTGGTCATCTCCACCTTCCGTTTTCCCACTCACTCCTTCTTTTTTAAGAGTGGGTTGTTTGGAAAGTGAATGCCTTGCAGATTTTCCATCAGAACTTGTTGGCACTGTGGAAAGTTTACCTAACTTAAAGAAACTAATGGAGGACATGAGTCTCTCCGCTTGTGCTTGTAATTCTTCTGCGATGGCAGCAAGTTCCTCGGATGCACTTGCTGATTGTTGAGAGACTTGGTCAAGTTGTCCCATTGCTTTGTTGACTTCATTAACCCCAGACGACTGTTCCTGACTTGCGGCAGTGATTTCTTGCACTAAATCTGCTGTTTTGTTAATGGCTGGAACAATTTCTTCAATGAGTTTTCCTGCGGATTCTGCAATTTGAACCGAACTTCCTGCTAGAGTTCCAATTTCATTAGCAGATTTTTGAGAACGTTCTGCCAGTTTTCTTACCTCTGATGCAACCACTGCAAAACCCTTTCCATGTTC containing:
- a CDS encoding STAS domain-containing protein, with protein sequence MNEDKIGIRSEVIGNKMVVHVQGNLDVHNTHKIEKDLLSLVSSSGKSILFNLNEVPFISSAGLRLLVTTLRHCQEQKIGIAICGLQPAVEKVFEIIGMQQLFKIYPDLDAALK
- a CDS encoding chemotaxis protein CheD, translated to MEPPYEVIDRYLNPGEIFFGENYYRVRTLLGSCVSIVLWHPLLRYGGMCHYLLPHPTDIKLEKTYKYGIDAFQFFLSEIRKRNTRPSEYSAKIFGGSNMFINEEREIFRNDSTSLIGTRNAEFAKNILSENQIKIISEDIGGNQSRKVYFSVWDGEVWVEKK
- a CDS encoding acyl-CoA carboxylase subunit beta, with protein sequence METMQYSLNNPFKESKAPDTKTGIYDDALKLGKELIEKPLLGGGEDRIRVQHSKNRMTVWERIKVLTEEEPNITYQNWGPNLDGASIVTGILNIKGRDVAVYGHDFTLRAGSMDATNGSKLARLIQMAGTHGIPLIGMNDSAGAYVPAGVGGLDGYSEAFTALRKISGVVPSVMLMFGFNAGGGAYLPRQGSFMIQCDGTFFGLTGPGVVKSVLGEDISAEDLGGPKVHGQSGVVDLVTGDELGSLRTAIRLLSYLPDNNHSFAPFYPTSDPVDRFIYEEDILFRKTFNSPTGMNTPFDITLYLQQICDHGEFFELQPQRARNIVTAFGRIGGHVVGFLANNSAVSSGQIDIGASRKGTRFVRFCNLYNIPMVFVEDTTGFLPGRDQEHNGIVLEGRKLLDSIIDLRTPRLTLIIRNAFGGAYATFNSYFTGASMVFALPTARIAVMGPAGKEYVYKDEITGIQKEFQANVKKGMSEKEAITIRDSKLFEIGQRYEKELMNPKEALSLGSVSSIILPGYTRNVLSKNLNFLMSKYKPAEMSGPQREFE
- a CDS encoding chemotaxis response regulator protein-glutamate methylesterase, which codes for MKKIKVFVVDDSAVVRQVLTEIFKQDSHFQFLGSASDPIFAMEKMNNDWPDVIVLDIEMPRMDGISFLKKIMTERPTPVVICSTLTTEGSETAILAMNLGACDIITKPKIGLKDFLNESTIALTDAVMAAASASIKQLPNPGKNKEFKVQLEKKQELSSLQATEKIVAIGTSTGGTIALEHVLTKLPRDKTPGIVIVQHMPEKFTEAFAKRLDSICEISVKEAKDGDRVVRGQALIAPGNKHMTLKRSGAQYFVEVVDGPLVNRHKPSVDVLFRSVARAAGKNARGIIMTGMGDDGASGLVEMKEAGAETIAQNEETSVVFGMPKEAIKRGCVDHILPLGEIHKTIVGFG
- a CDS encoding chemotaxis protein CheW, which produces MQEIQYLTFLLSNELFGLGILYIKEIIEFESVTHVPMMPEYIPGVINLRGNVVPVIDLNTRFYKKKTEINRKTCIIITEIQLEKETIDVGLLVDAVNEVVDIPENQIEEAPSFGSKIRLDFIQGIGKLDNQFVIILKMNQILDISEIQAIQDTTSQVS
- a CDS encoding biotin/lipoyl-containing protein; the protein is MLDKNLNRIQFQESDSAWIRSFSVESIKCLIVCRGPVRKETMDVFDAIGVKEYGILLSEKDSIVYPKALAPELRNFRFPENIHRVPDYMGAGKEEKEERIHQIIGIAKDNGYTHIFAGYGFMAEDAEFIEAIEKAGIIFMGPSSHVAKGAGAKDEAKKLARSLNVSVTPGVDNITALALLRKTGNSKDGLLKIAKEHNLNFQFDEKKSLEDNAEILLQLSYEKTIDITSIPDLQKESEILCEDIWKKYPGKRIRFKYIGGGGGKGQRVISEKSEIESAVMEILAESKVTAVGSNRNFLIELNIENTRHNEIQLIGNGEWSLSLGGRDCSLQMHEQKLLEISQTVELLQKEADLVRSSNPKKAGILDKDVQTLKDMEHQAEVFGKAIRLNSVSTFECIVEGNSFFFMEVNTRIQVEHRVTEMVYKMKFTNPNDPNDFFYIDSLVEAMAVLSIHGPRVPKPERILRNVSGAEVRINATNRALQPHAGGIIQNWSNPLPEEIRDDQGICTRNPDTGSFVHYNLAGAYDSNVALIVSYGNSRTENLEVLGNILRKTELRGQNLETNLLVHYGLIQWILGKDAMFKPSTAFMISYLAGIGALQSIINDLDLEYLWSEKTKAADADLKKVLGKKMTLVIRPMERLLANPHLLGGFLGYFDGKLWTRNGNQVAFNENPIQFLDSLYYYLNLDSTEQKASSEKIWDHDEKLLIEAKEFYSEFSKRTGLKTWKEISDAFAKGKNPSKEISDDLWEKVKASHNGFQAGLETLLLLPKIGIKSNFFGLDVNADLDGVVPDEFKNKDTRDAFIKTLNPPPKMSGDEIVAPMGGMFYSKEAPNLPPLINEGDHFQAGQPLFIIEVMKMFNKILAPVSGTVVKNLMVDSDGKIVTKAQPIFKIKPDEILKEESPEEIRARKVKVTKELGLG
- a CDS encoding SpoIIE family protein phosphatase; this translates as MKPNSLPPIILKNEDGGFYLSSSSELNDLYHFILGQAKRFVSAKSAALYLRNERGNLSRIGLVSDTSNAGHIAKHVFKSKKSILVKKGTQLHASTGPVSESYIACYLGDELGDMSLGVLVLEGIKHFQNFSEQDLDLINYFSANLNALFKDTVFSDKEPQFFNSLTTSILLLIDNANIHNNNNRLQYFLEEIIRVAVLINTSVDLEHVLAMVMESAKSVFRTEASSLLLLDDRKEFLLFHTVTGEKREEVSKIKVPVGQGIAGTVAVTKEPMIINDAQNDDRVFRDVDKASNFITRNILASPLIVGDEVIGVIEAINTIDRNNFSQDDIDTFLSFSSACAVAIQKTRLLDNLNVTNLELKQKLSTLESIFDLGQAVLESHDELGLMSKTLSILTKELSCEDAGMVIIEEKNRNRIQVYARQLGIVRESFFSMQESRLFLSLMESGNPRMAVVTPQLEESFLELEFHTLKKNFLILPISPRGGNLRAALYVSGKHSHHSFNETDLRMLKTLSSPLAKAYENLRLNQEIITKKSIEKEIEITRKIQNNILPNALIQSPLFDLGVMSVAAKEVSGDFYDFHTFGDEQFSFLVADVSGKSLPAAIFMAMSSSIIRTLSRTTDLSPSELLFRANQLIYEDSQSGMFVTLFLVNYQRKTRTLKFASAGHNDQIWIRSDGSYELLKGKGAPLGVVPHTNYQGGEIQIEPGDILVFYTDGAIEEKSPDGEEYGLDRFVDFIIQRRETSSQNLVEAVYDDIRSFSKSEEQYDDFTVMILKFAEVSSFEMVRTFDAHPNEIPKLRDFISEHLETKITKPFAFDDILISLDEAATNIVMHSYKDTEIVNPKFECKLELIGDKLKIVLLDEGKPFDRKKVPKPSVEANLKGERKGGFGVYLMETLMDRVSYEYNGKQNITYLEKTIV